The genomic segment CAGAGAAAGGGTTGTAAACCAACGATTCCTCCCCGCAGTAATGCAGCTTACTGGAAAGGAGATCATCCCAGAAATGAAGCTGTCGAAGCGCTTAAAAATGGGCAGCTTTCACAATGGAAGCATGACAACGACTACCATCAGCGCTCGTTAGCAGAAACAGCAATGTCTCGCTACAAACAGCTCAATTCTCCACAGCTGAGCTTACGTTGTTATAACGGTCAGGTTGGGGAAGCCTTGGCCGGAGTTAAAGCTTTAAACAAAGTGATCGGGCTTGGTATGCCTGTCAGGCAGCAAGCTGCCTGAATGGGTACAAGTCAATTATCAGACTCGGATTTAGGAAACAACGCCCTATTGGTAAATAACCCCCTTTTTCCTAAATCGCTCTCTTTGAGCCATCTATCGGCAGCGTCAACACAGTGAGTATTTATTAATAAACATCAATTCAGATGACGGAATCATTGCTCCTCAAGGAACAGCTCACTATGATGGCTGACTGATTTGAGGCATACCTCCTCCCCGAACGATGGGAGAAAGCCATTGTCTCGGGGGTAGTTCACCCGAACATATCTTTTCTTATCGCGCTCGATGACAATAGCAAATCTCTTTTGGCTATTGGCATAAATAACGCTCCCGCGACTTTCTACATAACTCATTGCTCGCCCTCTGATAACCCATGATTCTCTATAGCCATGTTCCAACACTTGGATAGAGAAAGCTTAGCGCTGCTAACACTTTCCCTTCAGCAGGTGATAAATAGTGGCTATTAAGATAATAAATGACCGTTCCTAAATTTTTCTAGCTCTGGAAAGATACATAATGTGCTTTGATTGTTCCACTGTATATTTTTTCTTTTTTATGATGATTTATGACCTTCTCACATCGATTTCATGTATCACTATAGCATTTGAAAACTTCCTATATCCGCACACCCTAGGGTCAGGTGTCAGTGGTCTACTCAACTTCGAGTTGAGTAGCTGCTATATGGACAAATCCATCATTATTTGATGGTAGGTGACACAGTGTGACTTTTTATATTTTATTGTGATCTCGTTAGCCCATCTCAGGTAAAATCTTTTACCTCCACCCTGAGAGGAGATAAGGCACAACTCCCTCATGGGTATTAGGTTTTCAATCGAATCACTAATTGCAGCACTGAATAGCAATAGTTCAACAGACTTATCCAGCCAGAACGATAAAACTAAGGCAAAAGCCTTAGTTCATCTACAACACAAAGCAGTTATAATGAAGTTGCCGTTATTAATACAGTCCGATCAAATGTTACTCCCAGCCAGCAGCGGAGCCGCATCCCGTGGACAAGTAGCAGGCATCAGGGATGTCACAAACCGATAAATTTAATATCGAAAAATGTATCTACTTTAAAAAACAACAGAATATTGTATATCTTGACTCTGAACCCGCTTTGAACTGCGCCTGTCTGATTGCTCTCAGTTTTATTTTATGACATGATCTTCTCTCAATTGGCGAATAAAAACCATAAAGACAATTTCACATCCTGGTCATGCTTTACTTATTTCATAAAATAATAGCACCTCCAGTGTTTGAGTTTAAACCAGGCATTAGATATAAATTGCAAATCTTATAGTTTCTCTGTTTTTTTAAAAAATTGGCCTTACAGAGCATAATAGTTCACCAATCTCATTATGCTCTGTAACTTATTTTTAAATTTTCACCCAGCTCCATTACTTAACGTGCGTGGGTATTTAGCTCTTAACCAGTATTAAACATCTATGATGACAAAACGAATTTTACTTGTAGAAGACGATTCCGATCTGTCGCAACTCATCACAACCTACCTTGAGAAGTATGGCTATCAGATCCAAGCTCATACTCAGGGAGATACGGTGCAACAAGCGATTAAGGAGTTCAAACCGGATCTGGTGGTGTTGGACATCATGCTTCCCGGTCTTGACGGACTCGAAATCTGTCGGACCATTCGCCCCGGTTATCAGGGAGCGGTGATGATGATGACGGCCTGCAATGAAGATATGGATCAGATCCTGGGGCTTGAGCTCGGCGCCGATGACTATCTGATCAAACCCGTTGAGCCCAGGCTGCTCCTCGCCAGGGTGAGGGCGATGTTTCGACGTCGCGCGGCAGAGCTCCAAACAGCAGACTCTCAGCTCCTTTCATTTGGTAATTTTGAAATTGACCAGGCCAATCGTACCGTATCCATTGCCGAAGAGGCCATTGAGTTAGCGGGGGGTGAATTTGACCTGCTATGGGCTCTGGCACGTCACTCAGGAACTATCCTCAGCCGGGATGAACTGGCTCAAGAGCTCAGAGGTGCAGGATTTGACGGATTAGATCGGACCATAGACGCCAAGGTTTCTCGCTTGCGCCGCCATCTCAATTCCCACCCTAATTGTCAGATCCAAATCAAGACAGTTCGCAATAAGGGATATCTGCTGACCGGGGCAAATGCCGGATGAACACTAACCAGCTAACCCATATTCCTCACAAAGTGCTGTTCCACTTTATCTCTTTGATGTTCCTGTGCACACTGCTCCCAATCTTTCTGGGAGGATTGGTCGAGTATCTGTATCATGACCACTCCTCATACCTCCCCGAATCGTTACGACCCAAAGACATTCCAGGTATCATTCAACAGATCGATCATCTTTTACCTGAGCAGAAAGAGCAAAAGCTGCAACAGCTGAGTAAGCGCTATGGCGTGCCTTTTGAGCTAAAACCGCCTGAGATCTCAAGCCCATCACTATTTCATCGAACCCTGCAGATCGAGGGGATTCCTATGAGTTATGAGGGGCGAACCATACTCTCTATCCCCAACCCCTACGGTGATACCCTGCAGATTGGCCCATTGCCTTTGAAGTTTCCAATAGGAACATCATGGGTCAACAGCAGGATCAAGCTACTCGCTGTCTGGCTACTCTTTTGTGCCCTACTGTTTTCGGTAGTGACCTACCTCTATCTTCGCTCCCACTTTCAGGATCTGCTCAAACTGAACCAAACCTCCAGCAAGCTCGCCGCCGGAGATATGAATGCAAGGTGCTACGGCTTAACCAGCCCCTGCTCAGCCCCCTTCAACACTCAGTCAACCAGCTTGCTTGTAAAATTGAGACCATGGTCCAGGGGTGGAAAGCGATGACCAATGCGGCAGCTCATGAACTGCGGACCCCTTTGGCTCGCCTTCAGTTTCGAAGCTCACTTTTAAGTGAAGAGGAAGATCCCGAGCTCAGAGCCCAGCTTCAGGAGGGGATCGAACGCAACATTAAAGAGCTCCAAGCGATGATTGATGCGGTACTCCAATACGGGAAGATCAGTCGATGTGATATTCCGCTGCATCGCGAGAAAACCCGACTTTCAAGCTGGCTTCATAAAATCGTCACTCAGGAGCGGGAGACCTGCTCCCTCAAGATGACACTCAAGTGTTTTGCCACTGAAGCCTCGGTCGATCGTAAGCTTCTCTATATCGCTTTGCAGAATCTTTTAGGTAATGCCCGTAAATATGCACGTTCCCAGATCTTACTCACCGTCTGCCCAAGTGAAGATAAAACACTGTTTATTGTTGATGATGATGGTCCCGGTGTCCCACAGAAGCACCAGGGAATGCTCTTTGAGCCCTTCTACCGACTTGATCGAACCCAGGATCTCACCAAGGGGGGCTCCGGGCTTGGACTCAGCTTTGTCAAACTAATTGCTGAGCATCACAGGGGACAGGTGAGCGTGATCAAGAGTCCTTTGGGAGGTGCCCGATTTATCCTGACCATTTCAAGCGCGGGCTCGGATACGCTCGGCAATAGCCGATGACAATACGAATAAGCCATTGCAGATCGCAGGGATGAGGGTAGACAAAAACTGTATTTGAAATACCATCAGGGATTGCCTGCAACAGCAATCCCCGGAAAGTTGCAGCCAGGAGGAGTACTCCTCCGGGCTCTTCATTACTGCTCCAACCACATCCGTGAGGAGCGCGCCGGGATTGTGACATTCACTCCCCCGTTACCATCGGTATAAAATGTTGAGTCGTCTAACGTCTCCTGGTAGCCCTTGTTACTATCCAGACCACTCACCCAGCCAGATTCAGCCGTTCCACACTTATTTATCCCCACCAGGCCCTGATCGCCACGACGGAACAGCAGGATGCAATCACTCGCCTTAACCACTGTCATGGGTTGGCCCTGAACCGAGTTATGGAAACGGATCATCGCCTTGATATCAGAGCGATTATAGTAGTTCACCCAACGAGAGTTATCCTCCGGATGGCTGGCATTGCTCTCTCCATGATCCGAGTAGACCATAGGCACACCACCATCACGCCCCAGAATATAGGCATAGCCGAGCTTTTCATCGGTTGGATCCATGATATTGCCACGGAAAATATCGTTATTCGGTATATCGTGAGTCACCACAAATGTGAGTGCCCTGAACTTGTTCAGTCCATCGGGATCACTCAGATCGCTCATCTTCCCGCTAAAGCTAAAGGTGTTCTTAATGATTGTAAATAAGGGGAAGTCATAAGCATTGTGCTCCGGGTTTTGGGACAGATAATCACTTAAAAAGTGGTAATCTGAAGCACTCTTATTCCCCGAGATGATCTCACCAAAAACATACATTCCCTGAATAATTTCGGGCGTGAAGATCGCTTTAATCTGAGCCTCAGTCATATGCTTGGCCGCATCGATGCGAAACCCCTTGATCCCCATCGCCTTGAGGGCCTTAAGATATTGCTGCTGCTGGCTGACAACCCAGCTGTTATCGTTGAGATCCGGCAGCCCGAAGTCACTGATATTATTGTTGTCACCGGCAGCACCCAGCCAGCCATACTGAACCTGACCGGTATTGTTGTAATCATGAATCACCTGGCGATCATGAAAATCACCTGAGCCCAGGAAGTTCTTATCCAGATCATCCCCATCACTGTTATAGAGCTTCTGGCTCTGATAATAGTCCCAGCGGTTGGCATAATCGCTGAGCACTGCAGCACCCGGATAACTAAGATCCCAGCCCCGACTCTGATATTCATTGGCCATATGATTCAGCACAATATCGGCATACACAGAGATGCCACGGCTTTTCATCGCATCGATCAATGCCTGGAGATCCTGTTTATTGCCCAGGGGATTATCAATGACCCGGTAGTCCTGGGGCTGGTAGCGACCCCACCAGGCATCACCAGAGGATTTGAGGGGGGCGAGATCAACACCTCCTTATAGCCGGCATTTTTTATCTCATCGGCCTTGCGCGTGACCTCACTGTATTTCCAGTTAAACGCATGGAGGATGACGTCCGCCTTCGCTCCAAAGGTAAGCAGCATGCAAGTTGCAACAACAAGTTGCCAAAAATTTCTCATTATCATCAATCCTTAATTTTCATGTTAAGTCAGTTCCTACTCAACTCGTATCATCACCCACTGTTTTCCTTTTGTGGCTCTTTATACTTCTCTCCTTTGTCAGATTAAAGTTTGATGCCCGGGCAAAGAGACCCTTTCACCCGAGCCGTATTAATTCTTTTTAGAGTGCTCCCGCCCCTGGGCTGACACACCCGCTTTTCGTTGATGAAGCTTCTGCACCCCGAAGATAATCACCGCCAGCAGGACCAGGAAGGCCGGCCCCAGCAGCATGGCGTTGGTACGGCCAAAGGCCTCTCCCAGGATCCCGGACACAGAGGTGCCAAGAGGGATGCCGATCGCACCACAGGTCACCAGGAAGGAGGTCGCATTGGCGCTGACATTTTTCAGCTGATCCATCCCAAAACCGAGCACCGAGGGGTAGATGCAGGAGTCACACAGTCCGAGCAGGACCATAGCCACCAGCAGCGCCGTGGTGGAACTCAGGTTCAGGTAGGCCACCATCACCAGGGCAAAGAGTAGAGAGGCACTCACTATGTATTTATAGGTTTTAACCCGGGGCAGCAGGAACTTGCCAAATACCGCCCGGCCAAACAGCTGAGCAAAGGTATAGGCCGACACCATGAAGCCTACGGTCTGCATGTTGAGCTTGAGACCATAATGAAGGTGCGGCTGGTTGAAGTAATTCATGATCTGCTCGACATAGACGATGAGAAACAGTGCCAGGGCACTTAACGCCAGTCCCGGGGTGATAAACTTCTCGCCCTTAGACTTACGTTTAGTTTCCAGGGCTCGTTCCACGGTTTCATCGACCCGAAGCGACAGCAAAAAGGCGATAAACAACACGAACAGCACCATCACCACCACAAACACCATCTGCCAGCTTCCATGCAGAATGATGGAGCCCACCACCGGAGCACTCACCAGAAAACCCAGGCTGAAAAAGACGTTGAGCAGGCTCAGCCGTCCCTGGGACTGCCCCTCTTTGTTGACGGTTCCCATGATCATGTAGTTACAGGAAACCAGTACATAGCCAACGGCCATGTTACAGATGAACACCATCAGGGTGTAGAGGTAGACGTTGGGCGCAAAAATCGATGCCAGAGAGCCCAGGATCATCAACACCGCCGCCAGGATCAGGGTGTTCTTGCCTTTGATCCTGCGGATCACCATGCCGCCGGTTGCCATCGCGAGGATCTGTCCCCACAGGCCGAAACCATCAAAAAAGATGATCCGGTTGGGATCCAGGGCAAAGTGTGCCGAGATGGGAACCGTCAACATGCCATAGATTGCACACTGAAAGCCGGTAAACAGAAATGCGATAAAGGTCAGATACACCGCCTTTTTCGCATCAAGCTCAGTTGGAAATATCATTTTACGACTGGCTTGATCTGAGTTGATTGATACTTGAGCCATCCTATTCTCCTGATCGAAGTTTCACGTTTTTTGTGGGGCGGACTCCCTGGCCCGCCCATCTGATTTTTTTATTCGCCCTTAGGACAGGGTCAGAATCAGCTTGTCGTTGACCTCCTGCTGCTGACCATTGAGATAGATATGGGTTGGCTGGCCTGAGCATATCTCAATCTCGACCGATGAAAAATCAGGTGTATACCCCTGATGTAAGATCTGTGAGGAGATCATCAGATCGCCGCCCTCATAGGTGTATTCCAATTGGAGCTTCCAGTAGCCTCCATCCTGATGATCAAAGCTCAAGCCATCATCAGCGTAGTGACAATAGCCCTGGCCCTTAACACTCTCATCCAGGAACAGCTTGAAACCGAGGGTCTCTGGCTTCTCTCCCAGGTATTGGCAAAGTTCGGCTTGCGGCAAAATCGCCCCGGCCCGCACCAGCAGGGGGAAGCGCTCCAGCGGTGCCCGATAGAGATGTACTCCTCCCTGGTACTGCTCACCGGTAAAGTAATCGATCCACAGCCCCTGGGGCAGAGTCACCACCCGGTGATCCTGCTCCGGTCTGAGCATGGGCGCCAACAGCAGGGAATCCCCTACCATGAACTGGTCCGAAATCGACTCCAACTCGTCCTGCTCAGGGAACTCCATCACCAGGGGGCGGATCATCGGCACGCCACTCTGGTTCGCCTGATAGAAGCAGTCGTAGATATAGGGCATGAAGCGATAGCGCAGCTCAATAGCCTCACGGATCGCCTGCTCATAGACCTCACCAAATCGCCAGGCCTCCTGATAACGCCCATCCAGGTTGCAGTGATTGCGGAAAAACGGGGTGAATGCTCCCATTTGGGTCCAACGGGTCATCAGCTCTCCATTACTATCCCCGGTAAAGCCACCACAATCGACCCCGGCAAAGCTTATTCCGGATAAGCCTAAGTTCATCAGCATCGGCATGGTGAGATAGAGGTGCTCCCACATGCTACGGTTATCGCCGGTCCATACCGCCGCATAGCGCTGCACTCCCGCAAAACCGGCACGGGTCAGGATGAAGGGGCGCTCATTGCGCGACAGCATCCCCTGGTAACTCGCCTGGGCACTGTGGAAGCCATACATGTTGTGATACTCAAGGTGGGTCAATGTCTTACCATCCCCCCGGTGCAGCACATCTTCATCCATGGTGTTGGTATCGTTGAACACCGCAGGCTCGTTCATGTCATGCCAGATCCCGCGCACCCCGGCCCTATCGGCAAAGTCACGCACCTGCTCGCCCCACCATTGACGCACTTTCGCCGTCGAAAAATCCGGGAACACACTTTCGCCGGGCCAGACCTTGCCACTATAGGTGGTGCCATCGGCGTATTTGCAGTAGTAGTCATTGACCGCCCATCCACATAAACCCCATAGTGGCTGTCTTTTTTCACCCCGGGATCCACTATGGTGACCACATTGAAGCCATCATTTTTAAGATCGGCCATCAATTTTTCCGGATTCGGGAAGGCATCGGGATCCCAGCTAAACACCCGGTAGCCATCCATATAGTGGATATCCAAAACCAGGGTGTCACAGGGAATGTTGCGCTGACGCAGGGTGGTCGCTATCTCGCGTACCTCATCCTCGGTGCGATAGCTATAGCGGGATTGCTGGTAGCCAAGACACCACTTGGGAGGCATGGGCGCCCTGCCGGTCAACAAAGAGTAGCGGCTCACCACAGACTTGAGGCTGTCGCCACCTATATAGTAGAAGTCCATCTTGCCGCCTTCGGCGCCAAAGACATACTCACCGGGATCATCGCGCCCCAGATCGAACTGGCTGCGGGCATAGTTATCAAAGTAGATCCCGTAGTAGCTTTGCTGATGGCGGTGGATAAAGAAGGGCACCGACAAATAGAGCGGATCTGTGGTATCCACATGCGGGTCAAAGATGTCGGTATTCCACATCACATACTTGCGCCCCTTCTTATCCAGGTAACCCGTCTTCTCCCCCATTCCGTAAAAACGCGCCTGCTGAGGCGTTGAGAAGTGGCTCATCGAGGTTTTCTTATACCAGTTAAAGGGACGGGTATTTTCGGTTTTAAGATGGCCCTGGCTATCAAGGATTTTCAAGGTGAGATCCTGCCTGGCGATCTCGACGGTCAGAGCCGGGCTGCTCACCCGGTAGTGAGTTTGTGTCTCCTCCAGGGAAAAGTCAGCATAGGCCAGGCCGTGTTCGATCAATGCATCACTGGAGTCCAGGCAAGGTTGTTGCTCAGGGCTCAGTACCACCCGGAACATCTCATCGCTGAGCCACTTCAGGGTCATGGAGCCATTCTCGGCCCGGACTATCAGGATTGGCTCATCGATGCTGTAGCCTGTCGCCTGACCCAGCTCTTTGTGACGATGAGGCTTTACCGCCTGATCTTTTTCCTGCTCCAGGATCTCTCCACAATGCATAAATACTCCTTTGTTAACCGGTTAACCTACCGGTTAAAATTTTTTATGAGGTCTGACGTTCTACCAACGCCAATGGAATTGTGACGCGAGATTCGGTTTGAGCCGAACCACGCAGCCGAACAAGCAGCTGCTCAACAGCTGTCTTGCCTTTAGAAAATACATCCTGATCGATTGTGCTCAGAGCTGGCACCATGTATTGGCAAGCTTCCAGGTTATCGAAGCCGATCAGGGCCAGCTCTTCCGGGATCTTGTGTCCACGGGCGTTGAGATGGGCGGTGATACCAAACGCCACAATATCTGCAATCGCAAACACAGCCTGGATGTTGGGATCCTCCACCAGCTGATCGGCTATCTGCTTGCCCCCTTCGAAGCTAACCTCGGTGCAAAATCTCTGGGTCTCGCTATAGTCAACACCCGCCTCTTTCAGGGCGCGCTGAAATCCACAAAAACGTAATCGGCTGACCTCTCCGGACAGATCGTCCCCCACAAAGGCGATCCCCTTGTAGCCCTTTTTGAGAAGATGACGGGTAGCCAGATAGCCCCCTAACTCATCGTCACTGCCCACCGAGATCGCATGTTGAAAGCCCTGGGGCTGGTGATCGATCAACACAAAGGGCAGATCCAATCGATCCACGGCACACAAGAGCTCGGTATTTTGCAGCCCCATCAACACCAGGGCATCCAGGTTGCGCTTACCCACCCATTCACACAGGTACTCCTGGGCCGAAGCCTCATCCGGGCAGCTTCCCATCACCAGATCGTAGTCAGGCTCACGATTAAGAGCCGCGTCCATACCCGAAAGCAGGGTACTATAGAAGGGGTTACTCTGAAGGAGACCCTTGTTGAGGACAAAACCAATAAGGTGCGAGCGCTTGGTTGCCAGGGCTTTCGCCGCCAGGTTCGGCCGATAGTTCAGCTCCTGCATCACCTTCTCTACCTTCAGGCGAGTCGTCTCGCCGCAACGGGCCTTGCCGTTGATGATATAGGAGACGGTAGCCACAGATACTCCGGCTGCTTTTGCGATGTCGCGAATGGTAACCTTGCTCAAGGGAACTCCAAATGAAACGTTAACCGCTTCACTTTTATTCAATTGCCGGGGGGGATTCAAGTTCTTTGTCACGA from the Dongshaea marina genome contains:
- a CDS encoding ATP-binding protein, which translates into the protein MTNAAAHELRTPLARLQFRSSLLSEEEDPELRAQLQEGIERNIKELQAMIDAVLQYGKISRCDIPLHREKTRLSSWLHKIVTQERETCSLKMTLKCFATEASVDRKLLYIALQNLLGNARKYARSQILLTVCPSEDKTLFIVDDDGPGVPQKHQGMLFEPFYRLDRTQDLTKGGSGLGLSFVKLIAEHHRGQVSVIKSPLGGARFILTISSAGSDTLGNSR
- a CDS encoding alpha-amylase family glycosyl hydrolase yields the protein MDNPLGNKQDLQALIDAMKSRGISVYADIVLNHMANEYQSRGWDLSYPGAAVLSDYANRWDYYQSQKLYNSDGDDLDKNFLGSGDFHDRQVIHDYNNTGQVQYGWLGAAGDNNNISDFGLPDLNDNSWVVSQQQQYLKALKAMGIKGFRIDAAKHMTEAQIKAIFTPEIIQGMYVFGEIISGNKSASDYHFLSDYLSQNPEHNAYDFPLFTIIKNTFSFSGKMSDLSDPDGLNKFRALTFVVTHDIPNNDIFRGNIMDPTDEKLGYAYILGRDGGVPMVYSDHGESNASHPEDNSRWVNYYNRSDIKAMIRFHNSVQGQPMTVVKASDCILLFRRGDQGLVGINKCGTAESGWVSGLDSNKGYQETLDDSTFYTDGNGGVNVTIPARSSRMWLEQ
- a CDS encoding glycoside hydrolase family 31 protein, with product MPYIYDCFYQANQSGVPMIRPLVMEFPEQDELESISDQFMVGDSLLLAPMLRPEQDHRVVTLPQGLWIDYFTGEQYQGGVHLYRAPLERFPLLVRAGAILPQAELCQYLGEKPETLGFKLFLDESVKGQGYCHYADDGLSFDHQDGGYWKLQLEYTYEGGDLMISSQILHQGYTPDFSSVEIEICSGQPTHIYLNGQQQEVNDKLILTLS
- a CDS encoding MFS transporter, giving the protein MAQVSINSDQASRKMIFPTELDAKKAVYLTFIAFLFTGFQCAIYGMLTVPISAHFALDPNRIIFFDGFGLWGQILAMATGGMVIRRIKGKNTLILAAVLMILGSLASIFAPNVYLYTLMVFICNMAVGYVLVSCNYMIMGTVNKEGQSQGRLSLLNVFFSLGFLVSAPVVGSIILHGSWQMVFVVVMVLFVLFIAFLLSLRVDETVERALETKRKSKGEKFITPGLALSALALFLIVYVEQIMNYFNQPHLHYGLKLNMQTVGFMVSAYTFAQLFGRAVFGKFLLPRVKTYKYIVSASLLFALVMVAYLNLSSTTALLVAMVLLGLCDSCIYPSVLGFGMDQLKNVSANATSFLVTCGAIGIPLGTSVSGILGEAFGRTNAMLLGPAFLVLLAVIIFGVQKLHQRKAGVSAQGREHSKKN
- a CDS encoding response regulator is translated as MTKRILLVEDDSDLSQLITTYLEKYGYQIQAHTQGDTVQQAIKEFKPDLVVLDIMLPGLDGLEICRTIRPGYQGAVMMMTACNEDMDQILGLELGADDYLIKPVEPRLLLARVRAMFRRRAAELQTADSQLLSFGNFEIDQANRTVSIAEEAIELAGGEFDLLWALARHSGTILSRDELAQELRGAGFDGLDRTIDAKVSRLRRHLNSHPNCQIQIKTVRNKGYLLTGANAG
- a CDS encoding LacI family DNA-binding transcriptional regulator, which gives rise to MSKVTIRDIAKAAGVSVATVSYIINGKARCGETTRLKVEKVMQELNYRPNLAAKALATKRSHLIGFVLNKGLLQSNPFYSTLLSGMDAALNREPDYDLVMGSCPDEASAQEYLCEWVGKRNLDALVLMGLQNTELLCAVDRLDLPFVLIDHQPQGFQHAISVGSDDELGGYLATRHLLKKGYKGIAFVGDDLSGEVSRLRFCGFQRALKEAGVDYSETQRFCTEVSFEGGKQIADQLVEDPNIQAVFAIADIVAFGITAHLNARGHKIPEELALIGFDNLEACQYMVPALSTIDQDVFSKGKTAVEQLLVRLRGSAQTESRVTIPLALVERQTS